In Gordonia iterans, the following proteins share a genomic window:
- the rpsD gene encoding 30S ribosomal protein S4 encodes MARYTGPATKKSRRLRVDLIGGDQAYERRPYPPGQHGRARIKETEYLLQLQEKQKARFTYGVMEKQFRRYYEEANRRSGKTGDELLKILETRLDNVVYRAGLARTRRQARQLVSHGHFTVNGVSVDVPSYRVSQYDIIDVKPKSLGTLPFQVAKETLGDRPVPAWLQVVPSTLRILVHSVPERAQIDVPLTEQLIVEYYSK; translated from the coding sequence ATGGCTCGTTATACCGGCCCCGCAACCAAGAAGTCCCGTCGTCTCCGCGTCGACCTGATCGGTGGAGACCAGGCGTACGAACGTCGCCCGTACCCGCCCGGCCAGCACGGTCGCGCGCGGATCAAGGAGACCGAGTACCTGCTCCAGCTGCAGGAGAAGCAGAAGGCCCGCTTCACCTACGGCGTCATGGAGAAGCAGTTCCGTCGCTACTACGAGGAGGCCAACCGCCGCTCGGGTAAGACCGGCGACGAGTTGCTGAAGATCCTCGAGACCCGCCTGGACAACGTCGTCTACCGGGCCGGCCTGGCCCGCACGCGCCGTCAGGCCCGTCAGCTGGTCAGCCACGGCCACTTCACCGTGAACGGTGTCTCCGTGGACGTCCCGAGCTACCGGGTCAGCCAGTACGACATCATCGACGTGAAGCCGAAGTCGCTCGGCACCCTGCCGTTCCAGGTCGCCAAGGAGACCCTGGGCGACCGCCCGGTTCCGGCCTGGCTGCAGGTGGTCCCGTCGACGCTGCGCATCCTCGTGCACTCGGTGCCCGAGCGCGCGCAGATCGACGTGCCCCTCACCGAGCAGCTCATCGTCGAGTACTACAGCAAGTAA
- the rpsH gene encoding 30S ribosomal protein S8 — translation MTMTDPIADFLTRLRNANSAYHDEVTLPSSKIKVNIAEILKREGYITDFRVEDAEVGKKLTVTLKYGPSRERSIAGLRRVSKPGLRVYAKSTNLPKVLGGLGVAIISTSSGLLTDRQAANQGVGGEVLAYVW, via the coding sequence ATGACCATGACTGACCCGATCGCAGACTTTCTGACGCGTCTGCGCAACGCCAATTCGGCGTACCACGACGAGGTGACGCTGCCGTCGTCGAAGATCAAGGTGAACATCGCCGAGATCCTCAAGCGCGAGGGCTACATCACCGACTTCCGCGTCGAAGACGCCGAGGTCGGCAAGAAGCTCACCGTGACCCTGAAGTACGGCCCGAGCCGCGAGCGCAGCATCGCCGGCCTCCGCCGTGTCTCCAAGCCGGGTCTGCGTGTGTACGCGAAGTCCACCAACCTGCCCAAGGTCCTGGGCGGCCTCGGCGTGGCCATCATCTCCACGTCGTCCGGCCTGCTCACCGACCGCCAGGCAGCCAACCAGGGCGTGGGCGGCGAAGTCCTCGCCTACGTCTGGTAA
- the rplO gene encoding 50S ribosomal protein L15: MSAIKLHHLRPAPGAKTEKTRVGRGEGSKGKTAGRGTKGTKARKNVPAGFEGGQMPIHMRLPKLKGFKNRNRVEYQVVNVGDIARLFPEGGTIGVAELVAAGAVRKNRLVKVLGNGELNVKVDITADKFTGSAKEKIAAAGGTATEQ, from the coding sequence ATGAGCGCTATCAAGCTGCACCACCTTCGCCCCGCACCGGGCGCGAAGACCGAGAAGACCCGTGTGGGTCGCGGTGAGGGTTCCAAGGGTAAGACCGCCGGCCGCGGCACCAAGGGCACCAAGGCACGCAAGAACGTGCCGGCCGGCTTCGAGGGCGGCCAGATGCCGATCCACATGCGGCTGCCGAAGCTCAAGGGCTTCAAGAACCGCAACCGGGTCGAGTACCAGGTCGTCAACGTGGGCGACATCGCGCGCCTGTTCCCCGAGGGCGGCACGATCGGTGTCGCCGAGCTCGTCGCCGCCGGCGCCGTGCGCAAGAACCGGCTCGTGAAGGTCCTGGGCAACGGTGAACTCAACGTCAAGGTGGACATCACCGCAGACAAGTTCACCGGCTCCGCCAAGGAGAAGATCGCCGCTGCCGGCGGCACCGCCACCGAGCAGTAA
- the rpsM gene encoding 30S ribosomal protein S13 encodes MARLAGVDLPREKRLEIALTYIYGVGRTTSKEILAATGLSPDLRAKDLTDSDVSKLREYIESNVKVEGDLRREVQADIRRKIEIGCYQGLRHRRGLPVHGQRTKTNARTRKGPKKTIAGKKK; translated from the coding sequence ATGGCACGTCTTGCTGGTGTGGATCTCCCCCGCGAGAAGCGGCTGGAGATCGCACTGACGTACATCTACGGAGTTGGTCGTACCACCTCCAAGGAGATCCTGGCCGCCACCGGCCTGAGCCCGGACCTGCGGGCCAAGGATCTCACCGACTCGGACGTCTCGAAGCTTCGCGAGTACATCGAGTCGAACGTGAAGGTCGAGGGTGACCTGCGCCGCGAGGTTCAGGCCGACATCCGTCGCAAGATCGAGATCGGCTGCTACCAGGGTCTGCGCCACCGTCGTGGCCTGCCCGTCCACGGTCAGCGCACCAAGACCAACGCCCGCACTCGTAAGGGCCCGAAGAAGACCATCGCCGGGAAGAAGAAGTAA
- a CDS encoding adenylate kinase, with amino-acid sequence MRLVIVGPPGAGKGTQAELLSEALGIPHVSTGDLFRANISEGTPIGLEAKKYLDSGNLVPSEVTVSMVRDRLNEPDAAKGFLLDGFPRSVEQAQALGGILADLGTELNGVLSIVVDEDAVVGRMLARGRADDTEDVIRNRMHVYNEETAPLLAFYADDIIEVDGMGEIADVQQQILAKLGKA; translated from the coding sequence GTGAGACTCGTCATCGTCGGACCGCCCGGAGCGGGCAAGGGCACCCAGGCGGAACTGCTGTCGGAGGCGCTCGGCATCCCGCACGTCTCCACCGGCGACCTGTTCCGCGCGAACATCTCGGAGGGCACCCCGATCGGTCTGGAGGCCAAGAAGTACCTGGACTCGGGCAATCTGGTCCCGTCCGAGGTGACGGTCAGCATGGTCCGCGACCGCCTCAACGAGCCGGATGCCGCCAAGGGCTTCTTGCTCGACGGCTTCCCGCGGTCGGTGGAGCAGGCGCAGGCCCTGGGCGGCATCCTCGCCGACCTGGGCACCGAGCTGAACGGCGTGCTGTCCATCGTCGTCGACGAGGACGCCGTGGTCGGCCGCATGCTGGCCCGCGGCCGCGCCGACGACACCGAGGACGTGATCCGCAACCGGATGCACGTCTACAACGAGGAGACCGCTCCGCTGCTCGCCTTCTACGCGGACGACATCATCGAGGTCGACGGCATGGGCGAGATCGCCGACGTGCAGCAGCAGATCCTCGCCAAGCTCGGCAAGGCCTGA
- the fdhD gene encoding formate dehydrogenase accessory sulfurtransferase FdhD — translation MGRITARRRVTRVRRGDGPDVRADVLAVEEPLEIRVGGSPLTVTMRTPGHDVELAAGFLVSEAVISARGHLLAARYCAGAVATGSDGAVENTYNVLDLTLAPGIVVPASTARAFTTTSACGVCGKAGIDDVAAASCFDPAGDPAPVSAEFLLDLPARLRARQTAFDKTGGLHAAGLFHAGTGELLVVREDVGRHNAVDKVVGWALEAGRLPLRDTVLQVSGRASFELVQKAAMAGIPVLSAVSAPSSLAVDLAVERGVTLAGFVRGDSLVLYSRADRVVDAAPLARDCAPGDPVRPIRDP, via the coding sequence ATGGGACGCATCACCGCCCGGCGGCGGGTGACACGCGTCCGCCGCGGCGACGGCCCCGACGTCCGTGCGGACGTGCTCGCCGTCGAAGAACCGCTCGAGATCCGCGTGGGCGGATCGCCGCTGACCGTCACCATGCGGACCCCCGGTCACGATGTGGAGTTGGCCGCCGGCTTCCTGGTGTCCGAGGCCGTGATCTCCGCGCGCGGGCACCTGCTCGCGGCCCGCTACTGCGCCGGCGCGGTCGCCACCGGCTCCGACGGCGCGGTGGAGAACACCTACAACGTCCTCGATCTGACCCTCGCTCCCGGCATCGTCGTGCCCGCCTCCACCGCTCGCGCCTTCACCACCACCAGTGCGTGCGGGGTGTGCGGCAAGGCCGGCATCGATGACGTCGCCGCGGCGTCGTGCTTCGATCCGGCCGGAGACCCGGCCCCGGTGAGCGCCGAGTTCCTGCTAGACCTGCCCGCCCGGCTGCGCGCCCGGCAGACCGCGTTCGACAAGACCGGCGGCCTGCACGCGGCGGGACTCTTCCACGCCGGCACCGGCGAGCTGCTGGTGGTGCGGGAGGACGTCGGCAGGCACAACGCCGTGGACAAGGTGGTGGGCTGGGCCCTGGAGGCCGGGCGGCTGCCGCTGCGCGACACCGTCTTGCAGGTGTCCGGACGCGCCAGCTTCGAGCTCGTCCAGAAGGCGGCCATGGCCGGCATCCCGGTTCTGTCCGCGGTGTCGGCGCCGTCGTCGCTGGCGGTGGACCTCGCCGTCGAGCGCGGCGTCACCCTGGCCGGGTTCGTGCGCGGAGACTCACTCGTGCTGTACAGCCGGGCCGATCGGGTCGTCGATGCGGCGCCACTGGCCCGCGATTGCGCCCCAGGTGATCCGGTCCGCCCCATACGGGATCCATAG
- a CDS encoding glycosyltransferase 87 family protein: MPILRSLRDAPPRRLIVLAAMALTLSTAVGLMLGVWKGYLDLMVYRLGAQTWLDGGDLYGPLPPIGDIYLPFTYPPLAAIAFAPLAILPAGAASTVMFGLSLAAIGLTVWLVLDRVAPALDRGRRLALVLVIVALAEYLEPVRETLSFGQVNALLMAAVAYDVLNRRQRWPRGVLIGIAISIKLTPAGFLLLFLLRRDWRAFATTILAALASIVVAWAVTPSDSRQYWFSTLAETGRIGAPYFAGNQSLKGLAFRAGLGETAATALWLALSVIAVALAAIWMRRLLADGDVLTALLVNAAAILLVSPVSWTHHWVWAVPALVVAVAALAHRNRGPGFAAAVAFAVVLFYVGPHWLLPSRKDRELDWGWWQQLIGGLYPLFTFGVLIAGATWALRSAPAAPRAGEAATAAA; this comes from the coding sequence GTGCCGATTCTCCGGAGTCTCCGGGATGCCCCGCCCCGGCGTCTCATCGTCCTCGCCGCGATGGCGCTGACGCTGTCCACCGCTGTCGGTCTGATGCTGGGCGTGTGGAAGGGCTACCTCGACCTGATGGTCTACCGCCTCGGCGCACAGACCTGGCTCGACGGCGGCGACCTGTACGGCCCTCTCCCGCCGATCGGCGACATCTACCTTCCGTTCACCTATCCCCCGCTGGCGGCGATCGCCTTCGCGCCCTTGGCGATCCTGCCGGCCGGTGCCGCGAGCACGGTGATGTTCGGCCTCTCCCTCGCCGCGATCGGACTGACCGTGTGGCTGGTGCTCGATCGGGTCGCGCCGGCCCTGGACCGCGGCCGTCGGCTCGCGCTGGTCCTGGTGATCGTGGCCCTGGCCGAGTATCTGGAACCCGTCCGCGAGACGCTCAGCTTCGGGCAGGTGAACGCCCTCCTGATGGCCGCCGTCGCCTACGACGTCCTCAACCGGCGCCAACGCTGGCCGCGCGGTGTGCTGATCGGCATCGCGATCTCCATCAAGCTGACCCCAGCGGGCTTCCTGCTGCTGTTCTTGCTGCGCCGAGACTGGCGGGCATTCGCGACGACGATCCTGGCCGCCCTCGCCTCGATCGTGGTGGCCTGGGCGGTCACGCCGTCGGACTCCCGGCAGTACTGGTTCTCCACGCTCGCCGAGACCGGCCGCATCGGCGCGCCGTACTTCGCGGGCAACCAGTCGCTCAAGGGCCTGGCCTTCCGCGCGGGGCTCGGCGAGACGGCGGCGACCGCCCTGTGGCTGGCCCTCTCGGTGATCGCGGTGGCGCTCGCCGCGATCTGGATGCGGCGTCTGCTCGCCGACGGCGACGTGCTGACCGCATTGCTGGTCAACGCCGCGGCGATCCTGCTCGTGTCACCGGTCAGCTGGACTCACCACTGGGTGTGGGCGGTGCCGGCCCTGGTCGTCGCGGTCGCTGCGCTGGCGCACCGGAACCGCGGACCCGGCTTCGCCGCCGCGGTCGCCTTCGCCGTGGTGCTGTTCTACGTGGGCCCGCACTGGCTGCTGCCCAGCCGGAAGGATCGGGAACTGGACTGGGGGTGGTGGCAGCAGCTCATCGGCGGGCTCTATCCGCTCTTCACCTTCGGAGTGCTGATCGCCGGCGCCACGTGGGCGCTTCGGAGCGCCCCGGCGGCGCCGCGCGCGGGCGAGGCGGCTACGGCCGCAGCGTGA
- the map gene encoding type I methionyl aminopeptidase, which produces MAAAGAIVGAALVACRAAARPGVSTLELDEIAETVIRDAGAVPSFKGYHGFPGSICSSVNDVVVHGIPSSSTILAEGDLVSIDCGAILDGWHGDSAWSFGVGALSTEDEELSEATRLSLEAGIAAMIEGNKINDVSRAIEAGTRAAERKFGRRFGIVDGYGGHGIGREMHMDPFLANEDNPGRGKEILVVGSTMAIEPMLTLGGPDTSVLDDDWTVVTDDGTRAAHWEHTVAVTDDGPRILTLRP; this is translated from the coding sequence ATGGCGGCGGCCGGCGCGATCGTCGGCGCCGCGCTCGTCGCGTGCCGGGCGGCGGCTCGCCCCGGTGTGAGCACCCTGGAACTCGACGAGATCGCCGAGACGGTGATCCGCGACGCGGGCGCGGTGCCGTCGTTCAAGGGCTACCACGGCTTCCCCGGGTCCATCTGCAGCTCGGTGAACGACGTCGTCGTACACGGCATCCCGTCGTCGTCGACGATCCTCGCCGAGGGCGACCTGGTCTCCATCGACTGCGGCGCGATCCTCGACGGCTGGCACGGCGACTCGGCGTGGTCGTTCGGCGTGGGGGCGCTCTCGACGGAGGACGAAGAGCTCAGCGAGGCCACCCGACTGTCCCTGGAAGCCGGCATCGCCGCGATGATCGAGGGCAACAAGATCAACGACGTCTCGCGCGCCATCGAGGCCGGCACCCGGGCGGCCGAGCGCAAGTTCGGGCGCCGTTTCGGGATCGTCGACGGTTACGGCGGACACGGCATCGGGCGCGAGATGCACATGGATCCCTTCCTGGCCAACGAGGACAATCCCGGCCGCGGCAAGGAGATCCTGGTCGTCGGTTCGACGATGGCGATCGAGCCCATGCTGACCCTCGGCGGGCCGGATACCTCGGTGCTCGACGACGACTGGACCGTGGTGACCGACGACGGCACGCGTGCCGCGCACTGGGAGCACACCGTCGCGGTGACCGACGACGGTCCGCGCATCCTCACGCTGCGGCCGTAG
- a CDS encoding phage holin family protein: protein MKAFLIRTVFTAFSLWVAVELVPGLSFDFAGVGSWWGKFGIVLLIAAIFGIVNGFVKPIVQILSIPLYILTLGLIHIVINAFMLEITAWITNNLTHWGLEVDSFFWAAILGALIISIVSWLTAMLVPDKVDNLYR, encoded by the coding sequence ATGAAGGCCTTCCTGATCCGGACTGTGTTCACCGCGTTCTCCCTGTGGGTGGCGGTGGAACTGGTGCCGGGACTCTCGTTCGACTTCGCCGGCGTCGGCTCCTGGTGGGGCAAGTTCGGCATCGTGCTGCTGATCGCGGCGATCTTCGGGATCGTCAACGGCTTCGTCAAGCCGATCGTGCAGATTCTGTCGATCCCGCTCTACATCCTCACCCTGGGCTTGATCCACATCGTGATCAACGCCTTCATGCTGGAGATCACCGCCTGGATCACCAACAACCTCACGCACTGGGGGCTGGAGGTCGACAGCTTCTTCTGGGCGGCGATCCTCGGCGCCCTGATCATCTCGATCGTCAGCTGGCTGACCGCCATGCTGGTGCCCGACAAGGTCGACAACCTGTATCGCTGA
- the infA gene encoding translation initiation factor IF-1 yields the protein MAKKDGAIEVEGRVVEPLPNAMFRIELENGHKVLAHISGKMRQHYIRILPEDRVVVELSPYDLSRGRIVYRYK from the coding sequence ATGGCTAAGAAAGACGGAGCCATTGAGGTTGAGGGTCGTGTAGTCGAGCCCCTGCCCAATGCGATGTTTCGCATTGAGCTGGAGAACGGACACAAGGTTCTCGCCCACATCAGCGGCAAGATGCGGCAGCACTACATCCGTATCCTGCCGGAGGATCGTGTCGTCGTGGAGCTCTCGCCCTACGACCTGAGCCGCGGCCGGATCGTCTACCGCTACAAGTAG
- the dtd gene encoding D-aminoacyl-tRNA deacylase: protein MRAVVQRVSQASVTVDGEVVGALDLSGGALGLVALVGATHDDSAAHAARLADKIWRLRIFRRDDGPELAAADLAAPILVISQFTLYANTDKGRRPSWNAAAPGPVAEPLVDAVVAELRRLGATVATGRFGADMSVSLVNDGPVTLILEV, encoded by the coding sequence GTGCGAGCAGTGGTTCAGCGGGTGTCGCAAGCATCGGTCACCGTCGACGGCGAGGTGGTCGGTGCACTCGACTTGTCCGGCGGCGCCCTCGGCCTGGTCGCTCTGGTCGGCGCGACCCACGACGACTCCGCCGCCCACGCCGCACGGCTCGCCGACAAGATCTGGCGGCTGCGCATCTTCCGCCGCGACGACGGCCCGGAGCTCGCCGCCGCCGATCTGGCCGCCCCGATCCTGGTGATCAGCCAGTTCACTCTGTACGCGAACACCGATAAGGGCCGGCGGCCGTCGTGGAACGCGGCCGCACCGGGTCCGGTCGCCGAGCCGCTCGTCGACGCGGTGGTCGCCGAACTGCGCCGGCTGGGCGCGACGGTGGCCACCGGCCGGTTCGGCGCCGACATGTCGGTGTCCCTGGTCAACGACGGTCCGGTCACGCTGATCCTGGAGGTCTGA
- the rpmD gene encoding 50S ribosomal protein L30 — MAQLKITQIKGTIGTKKNQRDSLRTLGLKGIRKSVTREDTPINRGLINVVRHLVTVEEVK, encoded by the coding sequence ATGGCACAGCTGAAGATCACCCAGATCAAGGGCACCATCGGTACCAAGAAGAACCAGCGTGACAGCCTTCGCACCCTTGGCCTCAAGGGCATCCGCAAGAGCGTCACCCGCGAGGACACGCCGATCAACCGCGGCCTGATCAACGTCGTACGGCACCTCGTGACTGTCGAAGAGGTCAAGTAA
- the rplR gene encoding 50S ribosomal protein L18, which yields MSEATIDRTPVGKDASTRRRTATKRRHFRLRKKVNGTAERPRLAVKRSSRHIHVQVIDDLTGRTLAAASSIEADVRAAGGDKTAQAAKVGELVAQRAKAAGIETVVFDRGGKAYHGRIAALADAAREGGLAF from the coding sequence ATGAGTGAAGCAACTATCGACCGCACCCCTGTCGGCAAGGACGCGTCGACCCGTCGTCGCACCGCGACCAAGCGTCGTCACTTCCGTCTGCGCAAGAAGGTCAACGGCACCGCCGAGCGTCCGCGCCTGGCCGTCAAGCGCAGCAGCCGCCACATCCACGTCCAGGTGATCGACGACCTGACCGGCCGCACTCTCGCCGCCGCCAGCTCGATCGAGGCCGACGTGCGCGCCGCAGGCGGCGACAAGACCGCCCAGGCCGCCAAGGTCGGCGAGCTCGTCGCGCAGCGCGCCAAGGCCGCAGGCATCGAGACCGTGGTCTTCGACCGCGGCGGCAAGGCCTACCACGGGCGCATCGCCGCCCTGGCCGACGCCGCTCGCGAAGGAGGGCTGGCCTTCTGA
- the rplF gene encoding 50S ribosomal protein L6, producing the protein MSRIGKNPIAIPAGVDVTVDGQAVKVKGPKGELSLTVTEPITVAVEDGSIVVTRPNDERRNRALHGLNRSLIANLVEGVTQGYTTKMEIFGVGYRVQAKGKDLEFALGYSHPVPIEAPEGITFAVESPTKFSVSGIDKQQVGQISANIRRLRRPDPYKGKGIRYEGEQIRRKVGKTGK; encoded by the coding sequence ATGTCGCGTATTGGTAAGAACCCCATCGCAATCCCCGCAGGCGTCGACGTCACCGTCGACGGCCAGGCCGTGAAGGTCAAGGGCCCCAAGGGTGAGCTGAGCCTCACCGTCACCGAGCCGATCACCGTGGCCGTCGAGGACGGTTCCATCGTGGTGACCCGGCCCAACGACGAGCGCCGCAACCGTGCGCTGCACGGCCTCAACCGCTCGCTGATCGCCAACCTCGTCGAGGGTGTGACCCAGGGTTACACCACCAAGATGGAGATCTTCGGCGTCGGTTACCGCGTGCAGGCCAAGGGCAAGGACCTCGAGTTCGCCCTCGGTTACAGCCACCCCGTGCCGATCGAGGCGCCGGAGGGCATCACCTTCGCGGTGGAGTCCCCGACCAAGTTCTCGGTCTCGGGTATCGACAAGCAGCAAGTCGGCCAGATCTCGGCGAACATCCGCCGCCTGCGTCGTCCGGACCCCTACAAGGGCAAGGGCATTCGCTACGAAGGTGAGCAGATCCGCCGCAAGGTCGGAAAGACGGGTAAGTAA
- the rpsE gene encoding 30S ribosomal protein S5, which yields MPGRQRDGGNGPAGANNSNDNRGERRGRGDRRDSRGGRGEREERNHLERVVTINRVSKVVKGGRRFSFTALVVVGDGQGMVGVGYGKAKEVPAAIQKGVEEARKSFFRVPMIGGTVTHPVQGEAAAGVVMLRPASPGTGVIAGGAVRAVLECAGVTDVLAKSLGSDNAINVVHATVEALKSLQQPEEVAARRGLSVEEVAPAGMLRARAAAAAAATEGK from the coding sequence ATGCCCGGACGTCAGCGTGACGGCGGAAACGGACCCGCCGGCGCCAACAACAGCAACGACAATCGCGGCGAGCGCCGCGGCCGCGGCGACCGTCGCGACAGCCGCGGCGGCCGGGGTGAGCGCGAAGAGCGCAACCACCTCGAGCGCGTCGTCACCATCAACCGCGTCTCCAAGGTCGTCAAGGGCGGCCGGCGCTTCAGTTTCACCGCCCTCGTGGTGGTCGGCGACGGCCAGGGCATGGTCGGTGTCGGCTACGGCAAGGCCAAGGAAGTTCCCGCGGCCATCCAGAAGGGCGTCGAGGAGGCTCGCAAGAGCTTCTTCCGCGTCCCGATGATCGGCGGCACCGTGACCCACCCGGTTCAGGGTGAGGCCGCGGCCGGCGTCGTCATGCTGCGCCCGGCCAGCCCGGGTACCGGTGTGATCGCCGGTGGCGCCGTCCGCGCCGTGCTGGAGTGCGCCGGTGTGACCGATGTCCTGGCCAAGAGCCTGGGCTCGGACAACGCGATCAACGTCGTGCACGCGACCGTCGAGGCCCTCAAGTCGCTGCAGCAGCCCGAAGAGGTCGCTGCCCGACGGGGACTCTCCGTGGAAGAAGTCGCACCGGCCGGCATGCTGCGCGCTCGCGCCGCCGCCGCTGCCGCTGCGACCGAAGGGAAGTAA
- the secY gene encoding preprotein translocase subunit SecY has protein sequence MLSSVVATFRTPELRKKIFFVLFILVLYRLGATLPSPGVDFREINRCVDAAAQGDSAQIYSLINMFSGGALLQLSVFAIGIMPYITASIIVQLLTVVIPRFEQLRKEGQSGQAKMTQYTRYLTVALALLQATGIVALAANGRLLPASGTDCDPTAILHNSDNLWVLVIMVLVMTAGACLVMWFGELITERGVGNGMSLLIFAGIAARLPAEGRNILNGRGGLIFGLVCGAALVILLAVVFIEQGQRRVPVQYAKRMVGRKMYGGSSTYIPIKVNTAGVIPVIFASSLLYIPQLVISLTQGETEVSGWKLWIQTNLVDPGSMWHIATYFLLIIFFTYFYVAVTFNPEERADDMKRYGGFIPGIRPGKPTADYLSFVLSRITLPGSLYLGIIAILPNLFLEIGNNNSEVANLPFGGTALLIMVGVGLDTLKQINSQLMQRKYEGFLK, from the coding sequence GTGCTTTCCAGCGTAGTGGCGACCTTCCGGACGCCCGAACTGAGGAAGAAGATCTTCTTCGTCCTGTTCATCCTCGTGCTGTACCGGCTCGGTGCGACGCTCCCTTCGCCCGGCGTGGACTTCCGCGAGATCAATCGCTGTGTGGACGCCGCCGCCCAGGGCGACTCGGCGCAGATCTACTCGCTGATCAACATGTTCTCCGGCGGCGCGCTGCTGCAGCTGTCGGTGTTCGCGATCGGCATCATGCCGTACATCACGGCCTCGATCATCGTGCAGCTGCTCACCGTCGTCATTCCGCGGTTCGAGCAGCTCCGCAAGGAAGGCCAGTCCGGCCAGGCCAAGATGACGCAGTACACCCGCTACCTGACGGTGGCGCTGGCACTGCTCCAGGCCACGGGCATCGTGGCGCTGGCCGCCAACGGCCGCCTGCTGCCCGCCTCGGGCACCGACTGTGATCCGACCGCGATCCTGCACAACAGCGACAACCTGTGGGTGCTGGTCATCATGGTCCTGGTGATGACCGCCGGCGCCTGCCTCGTCATGTGGTTCGGTGAGCTGATCACCGAGCGCGGCGTCGGCAACGGCATGTCGCTGCTGATCTTCGCCGGTATCGCGGCCCGCCTGCCGGCCGAGGGCCGCAACATCCTGAACGGCCGCGGCGGCCTGATCTTCGGCCTCGTCTGCGGTGCCGCGCTGGTGATCCTGCTCGCGGTGGTCTTCATCGAGCAGGGCCAGCGCCGCGTCCCGGTGCAGTACGCCAAGCGGATGGTCGGTCGCAAGATGTACGGCGGCTCCTCCACGTACATCCCGATCAAGGTCAACACCGCCGGCGTCATCCCGGTGATCTTCGCGTCGTCGCTGCTCTACATCCCGCAGCTGGTCATCAGCCTCACCCAGGGTGAGACCGAGGTGTCCGGCTGGAAGCTGTGGATCCAGACCAACCTGGTGGATCCGGGGAGCATGTGGCACATCGCGACGTACTTCCTGCTCATCATCTTCTTCACGTACTTCTACGTCGCCGTCACCTTCAACCCCGAAGAGCGCGCCGACGACATGAAGCGCTACGGCGGCTTCATCCCGGGCATCCGTCCGGGCAAGCCGACCGCCGACTACCTGAGCTTCGTGCTCAGCCGGATCACGCTGCCGGGCTCGCTGTACCTGGGCATCATCGCGATCCTGCCGAACCTGTTCCTGGAGATCGGCAACAACAACAGCGAGGTCGCCAACCTTCCGTTCGGCGGTACCGCGCTTCTGATCATGGTCGGCGTGGGTCTGGATACCCTGAAGCAGATCAATAGCCAGTTGATGCAACGCAAATACGAAGGATTCCTCAAGTGA
- the rpmJ gene encoding 50S ribosomal protein L36: MKVKPSVKPICEKCKVIRRNGRVMVICENLRHKQRQG; the protein is encoded by the coding sequence GTGAAGGTCAAGCCGAGCGTCAAGCCGATCTGCGAGAAGTGCAAGGTGATCCGCCGTAACGGCCGGGTCATGGTGATCTGCGAAAACCTGCGTCACAAGCAGCGTCAGGGCTGA
- the rpsK gene encoding 30S ribosomal protein S11 has translation MPPKSRSAGPKKGTRRRDKKNVPHGHAHIKSTFNNTIVSITDPEGNVISWASSGHVGFKGSRKSTPFAAQLAAENAARKAQENGVKKVDVFVKGPGSGRETAIRSLQAAGLEVGTISDVTPQPHNGCRPPKRRRV, from the coding sequence ATGCCCCCCAAGTCACGCAGTGCCGGCCCCAAGAAGGGCACACGCCGTCGCGATAAGAAGAACGTTCCGCACGGCCACGCACACATCAAGTCGACGTTCAACAACACCATCGTGTCGATCACCGATCCCGAGGGCAACGTGATCAGCTGGGCTTCGTCCGGCCACGTGGGCTTCAAGGGTTCGCGCAAGAGCACCCCGTTCGCCGCGCAGCTCGCTGCCGAGAACGCCGCGCGCAAGGCGCAGGAGAACGGCGTCAAGAAGGTCGACGTCTTCGTCAAGGGCCCGGGTTCGGGCCGCGAGACCGCCATCCGTTCGCTGCAGGCAGCCGGCCTCGAGGTCGGCACCATCTCCGACGTGACCCCGCAGCCCCACAACGGCTGCCGTCCGCCGAAGCGGCGCCGGGTCTAG